The following proteins are co-located in the Candidatus Obscuribacterales bacterium genome:
- a CDS encoding glycogen/starch synthase, producing MRILFVAAEAAPIAKVGGMGDVVGALPKVLRKMGHDVRVFMPYYGFVADKIEVPKEPIWQGEAMFQ from the coding sequence ATGCGAATTTTGTTTGTGGCAGCCGAAGCTGCACCGATCGCGAAAGTCGGCGGCATGGGAGATGTAGTGGGCGCATTACCCAAGGTGCTGCGCAAGATGGGTCATGATGTACGTGTGTTCATGCCGTACTACGGGTTTGTGGCAGACAAGATAGAGGTTCCCAAAGAACCCATCTGGCAGGGTGAAGCCATGTTTCAG